A single region of the Nicotiana sylvestris chromosome 6, ASM39365v2, whole genome shotgun sequence genome encodes:
- the LOC138871091 gene encoding uncharacterized protein — protein MAINQDVEELIIMGDSDLIIRQDQGEWETQDVKLIPYRQHVEDLSKRFKSVEFRYIPWLHNELFDALATLASMLPYPGNVHIYLLEIQIRERHGYCSIVEIEPDVQPWYHDIK, from the coding sequence atggcaatcaatcaggatgtggaagaattgataatcatgggagattcagacttgattatccgacaagatcaaggtgaatgggaaactcaggATGTTAAGCTTATTCCATACAGGCAACATGTTGAAGATCTTAGCAAGCGGTTCAAATCcgtcgagttcaggtacattccttgGCTTCACAATGAGTTGTTCGATGCactagctactttggcctcgatgctacCATATCCAGGCAATGTCCACATTTACCTGCTGGAAATCCAAATTCGAGAAAGACATGGTTATTGCAGCATAGTTGAAATAGAGCCggatgttcagccatggtatcatgatatcaaatga